One window of Methanobacterium alkalithermotolerans genomic DNA carries:
- a CDS encoding type I restriction endonuclease subunit R gives MLNEEKVEDNTLDILKSLGYDYVHGNNISPGGGSPERNEFTDVILEQRLRDTITKLNPEIPSSAIEEALKKVLRSRSNDLLSNNLLFHQLLTEGIDVEYRENDRLKGDKVYMFDFREPSNNNFLAVNQFTVKENKNERRPDIILFINGLPLVVIELKNPADEKATLKTGFKQLQTYKAEIPSLFQFNEILITSDGMKAKAGTLTSSWERFMPWKTIDGKTITDDTFQLEVMLRGMLNREVILDLIKHFIIFEREKEIKKKLAAYHQYHAVNRAVDATIEASQPDGDRKCGVVWHTQGSGKSLIMAFYSGKLVLEMDNPTIVVLTDRNDLDDQLFGTFVKSKDLLRQEPQQADSRDKLQELLKVASGGIVFTTIQKFLPEKDTKYPLLSDRTNIVVIADEAHRSQYEFIDGFARHMRDALPNASYIGFTGTPIELGDKNTIQVFGDYIDIYDIEQSVADGATVRIYYENRLIKLDMDEARKALIDPDFEDVTEGEEAEIKEKLKSKWARTEAIVGSEKRIKELAHDVVNHFTSRLDAQDGKGMIVGMSRRICIDLYNEIIKLKPEWENEEDDKGFLKVVMTGSAADGEEWQKHIRNKQRRKELGETFKDPDSEIKLVIVRDMWLTGFDVPNLHTMYIDKPMQGHGLMQAIARVNRVYPNKEGGLIVDYLGIAAELKKAIHSYTVGGGKGKPAFDQDKAVGLMLEKYDVVKSMFHNFDYNDYFTPDTTKQLRTLLRSMDHILGLSDGKNRFLKNVNELSKSFALSVPHERALAIRDEVKFFKAVKAQLMKNDDEEEGPKLSKEEMELAIKQIVSDAITSEGVIPLTGTKDLKGSGIQNQDISILSDDFLEEVSAMPQKNLAAELLEKLLKEQIRTRSRKNVVEGRSFAEMLDNALIKYRNRNIDSAEIIQNLIDIAKQIREADERGDNLGLSEYELAFYDALMVNKEAGEVLGDDELKNIAMELVRTIKSNLTIDWTLRENVQAKMRVAVKRILKKHKYPSEETQKAVEIVLEQAKVVCEEWAEAHS, from the coding sequence ATGTTAAATGAGGAAAAAGTAGAGGATAATACTTTAGATATTTTAAAAAGTTTAGGATATGATTATGTTCATGGGAATAATATTTCACCGGGTGGAGGTTCTCCAGAAAGGAATGAATTCACAGATGTTATATTAGAACAAAGACTCAGAGATACTATAACTAAACTAAACCCCGAAATCCCCTCTTCTGCCATAGAAGAAGCCCTGAAAAAAGTCTTGAGATCTCGGTCCAATGATCTTTTATCCAATAATCTCTTATTTCACCAGTTATTAACCGAAGGCATTGATGTAGAATACAGGGAAAATGATAGATTAAAAGGCGATAAAGTTTACATGTTCGACTTTCGGGAGCCATCTAATAACAATTTTTTAGCAGTTAATCAGTTCACGGTGAAAGAAAACAAAAATGAACGCCGGCCAGATATTATTCTATTCATAAACGGCCTACCACTGGTAGTAATAGAACTGAAAAACCCGGCTGATGAGAAGGCCACCCTTAAAACTGGTTTTAAACAACTGCAAACTTACAAGGCCGAGATTCCTTCTCTATTCCAGTTTAATGAAATTCTTATAACTTCTGATGGTATGAAAGCAAAAGCTGGAACTTTAACCAGTTCTTGGGAACGTTTCATGCCCTGGAAGACCATTGATGGTAAGACCATAACCGATGACACTTTCCAGTTAGAAGTCATGCTCCGGGGAATGCTCAACAGGGAAGTTATTTTAGATTTAATAAAGCACTTCATCATTTTTGAACGGGAAAAGGAAATTAAGAAAAAACTGGCTGCTTACCACCAGTACCACGCTGTAAACAGGGCAGTGGACGCCACCATAGAAGCATCCCAACCAGATGGAGATAGGAAGTGTGGAGTGGTGTGGCACACCCAGGGATCAGGTAAGAGTCTGATTATGGCCTTCTATTCAGGTAAATTAGTTTTAGAAATGGACAACCCCACCATAGTGGTTTTAACTGATAGAAACGACCTGGACGACCAGTTATTTGGAACCTTCGTCAAATCAAAGGACCTTTTAAGACAGGAACCACAGCAGGCCGACAGTAGAGATAAACTCCAGGAACTCTTAAAAGTTGCCTCTGGAGGAATAGTCTTCACCACCATCCAGAAATTCCTACCAGAAAAGGATACCAAATATCCACTTCTATCAGACCGTACTAACATTGTAGTTATTGCTGATGAAGCACATAGAAGCCAGTACGAATTTATTGACGGCTTTGCCCGGCACATGAGGGATGCTCTACCCAATGCATCTTATATTGGATTTACAGGAACTCCTATTGAACTGGGAGATAAAAATACCATCCAGGTCTTTGGAGATTACATAGATATATACGATATAGAACAATCTGTGGCTGATGGGGCCACGGTACGCATTTACTACGAGAACCGTCTCATTAAACTGGACATGGATGAAGCCAGAAAGGCTTTAATCGACCCTGACTTTGAGGATGTTACCGAAGGAGAAGAAGCGGAAATAAAGGAAAAACTTAAGAGTAAATGGGCCCGTACCGAGGCCATAGTGGGCAGTGAAAAAAGAATAAAAGAACTGGCTCATGATGTGGTAAATCACTTCACTTCCCGATTAGATGCCCAGGATGGTAAGGGAATGATTGTAGGTATGAGTAGAAGAATCTGCATAGACCTCTACAACGAAATAATCAAATTAAAACCAGAATGGGAAAATGAAGAAGATGATAAGGGCTTTTTAAAGGTAGTTATGACTGGTTCTGCTGCTGATGGTGAAGAATGGCAAAAACACATCCGTAACAAGCAGCGAAGAAAAGAACTGGGTGAAACCTTTAAAGATCCAGATTCAGAAATTAAACTGGTAATTGTAAGGGATATGTGGCTTACTGGTTTTGATGTGCCTAATTTACACACCATGTACATAGATAAACCTATGCAGGGCCATGGATTGATGCAGGCCATCGCCAGAGTTAATAGAGTCTATCCTAACAAGGAAGGGGGACTTATAGTTGATTATCTGGGCATAGCAGCCGAATTAAAAAAGGCAATTCATTCTTACACGGTAGGTGGAGGTAAAGGAAAACCCGCCTTTGATCAGGACAAGGCCGTGGGTTTAATGCTGGAAAAATACGATGTGGTTAAATCCATGTTCCATAACTTTGATTATAATGATTATTTCACTCCAGATACTACTAAACAACTGAGAACTCTATTAAGAAGCATGGATCACATTTTGGGACTATCTGATGGTAAAAATAGGTTCTTAAAAAATGTAAATGAACTCTCCAAATCATTTGCCCTATCTGTTCCTCATGAACGAGCTTTAGCAATAAGAGACGAAGTTAAATTCTTTAAAGCAGTTAAGGCCCAGTTAATGAAGAATGATGATGAGGAAGAAGGCCCTAAACTCAGTAAAGAAGAGATGGAGCTGGCTATTAAACAGATTGTTTCTGATGCCATAACCTCGGAAGGAGTTATTCCATTAACTGGAACTAAGGATCTAAAAGGTAGTGGAATACAAAATCAGGATATTTCTATTCTCTCTGATGACTTTTTAGAAGAAGTAAGTGCCATGCCCCAGAAGAATCTGGCCGCAGAATTACTGGAGAAACTTTTAAAGGAACAAATACGCACCAGATCACGAAAAAATGTAGTGGAAGGAAGATCATTTGCAGAAATGCTGGACAATGCCTTAATAAAATATAGAAACCGTAATATTGACAGTGCGGAAATAATTCAGAACCTCATTGATATAGCCAAACAAATCAGAGAAGCTGACGAAAGGGGAGATAATCTGGGCCTTAGTGAATATGAACTGGCCTTTTATGATGCTTTAATGGTTAATAAAGAAGCTGGAGAAGTTCTAGGTGATGATGAGTTGAAGAATATTGCCATGGAACTGGTGAGAACCATAAAAAGTAATTTAACTATTGACTGGACCTTAAGGGAAAATGTTCAAGCCAAAATGAGAGTGGCTGTTAAGAGAATACTTAAAAAGCATAAATATCCTTCTGAAGAGACTC
- a CDS encoding restriction endonuclease subunit S: MNSKYKETEIGLVPEAWELVSLGDLIAIKHGFAFKGKFFSEEETQHILLTPGNFKIGGGFNDSKFKYYTGEIPENYILKKDDIIVTMTDLSKEGDTLGYPAKIPFSHDKKYLHNQRLGLLKFKSKEVTPEFLYWKLRNHDYRHLVLATASGTTVKHTSPSRILKIEIALPPLYEQEKIAKILSDIEQKIEINQKMNRTLEGIGQAIFKHWFVHYEFPNEERKPYKSSGGEMVDSELGEIPKGWEVKSLDKIANYLNGLALQKFPPEKDDYLPVIKIRELKQGITAASDKASSKIDSNYIIDDGDVIFSWSGSLEVVLWCGGKGALNQHLFKVSSEKYPKWFYYYWTKYHLETFRQTAADKTTTMGHIKRKDLSDALVVAPSNELFSKFNKIMTPIIDLIINNNVESRNLSKIRDSLLPKIMSGKIRVINIKKKKSMKKSHSVK, translated from the coding sequence ATGAATTCAAAATATAAAGAAACAGAAATAGGATTGGTTCCTGAAGCATGGGAATTAGTTTCTTTAGGAGATTTAATCGCTATTAAACATGGGTTTGCTTTTAAAGGGAAGTTTTTTTCAGAGGAAGAAACCCAACATATATTGTTAACCCCCGGAAATTTCAAAATAGGTGGGGGATTTAATGATTCTAAATTTAAATATTACACTGGTGAAATTCCAGAGAATTATATTCTTAAAAAGGACGATATAATCGTAACAATGACTGATTTAAGTAAAGAAGGGGATACATTAGGATATCCTGCTAAAATTCCATTTTCCCACGACAAAAAATATTTGCATAATCAACGTTTAGGATTACTGAAATTTAAGTCAAAGGAAGTTACACCAGAATTTTTATATTGGAAATTAAGAAATCACGATTACAGACATTTAGTCTTAGCAACAGCATCAGGTACGACGGTTAAACATACATCGCCTTCTAGGATATTAAAAATTGAAATTGCTCTTCCTCCACTATATGAACAAGAAAAAATTGCCAAAATTTTATCAGATATTGAGCAAAAAATTGAAATCAACCAAAAAATGAACCGAACCCTGGAAGGAATCGGCCAGGCCATTTTCAAGCACTGGTTTGTCCATTATGAATTTCCCAATGAAGAAAGAAAACCTTACAAATCAAGTGGCGGTGAAATGGTTGATTCTGAGTTAGGAGAGATACCTAAAGGTTGGGAAGTAAAATCACTGGATAAAATAGCAAACTATCTGAATGGTTTAGCTTTACAAAAATTCCCACCAGAAAAAGATGATTATCTCCCTGTAATCAAAATAAGGGAACTTAAACAAGGTATTACTGCTGCAAGTGATAAAGCAAGCTCAAAAATTGATTCTAATTATATCATTGATGATGGAGATGTAATATTTTCTTGGTCTGGAAGTTTAGAAGTTGTTTTATGGTGTGGAGGAAAAGGAGCATTAAACCAACACCTTTTCAAAGTTTCTTCTGAAAAATATCCTAAATGGTTCTATTATTATTGGACAAAATATCATTTAGAAACTTTTAGACAAACAGCTGCTGATAAAACAACTACAATGGGCCATATAAAAAGAAAAGATTTGTCAGATGCTTTAGTAGTAGCTCCATCAAATGAACTATTTTCTAAATTTAATAAGATCATGACTCCAATTATTGATCTTATAATAAATAATAATGTAGAATCACGTAATTTGTCCAAAATTAGAGATTCACTTTTACCCAAAATAATGTCAGGAAAAATAAGAGTAATTAACATTAAAAAGAAGAAATCTATGAAAAAGTCACATTCAGTTAAATGA